TGCTGAAGGCCGTATTGTCCTGGCGGTTGCGGTTGTGGTTATAGGTATAGCCGGCCAGCAGGTTCCAGTCCGGCAAGACCTCCCCCGCCAACTCCATGTCCACACCCTTGCTGACCACTTCGCCCTGGGCCAGGTAGCAGCAGTTGCCGCCGAACAGGACGTTGGTCAGTTCGTAGTTCGGGTCGACCACAGCTTCGTTGTCCCGCTGGGTGTAGTACAACGCCACGGAGGCGTTCAGCGCCCCGTTGAACAACTCGCCCTTGAGGCCTGTCTCGTACGTCTTGCCTTTCATCGCTTCGATCGAGCTGCCTGGCAACGGACCTTGCAGCTTGTTCTGCTGTGGCTTGTAGATTTCCGAGTAGCTGACATAAGCCGACCAATCATCGCTCAGGTCGTAGACCAGGCCGCCATAAGGCACCAGTTTGGTGGGTTCGCGGGTAGAAATATCGGATTCCACCGACCACACACCCTCGTCACGTGCCCGGTACAGCTGTTCGAAGGTGTAGCGCTGTGCACGTGCACCCACGATCAAGTGCAGCGGTTCGGCCAGATGCAGGCGCAAGGTCGAGTACAGGCCGTACTGCGTCTGGGTGTTGGGGTTGTAGTCACGGTAGAAGTCCTTGTTGGTCGGCGGCATCACCCATGGCGTGGCGCCTGGGTTGAACACGTCGATGGGGCCACCGGAGCCGGCTGACTGCAGGGTGCCTTCCCACTGGCTGGTGATCTTCTGGTAATCGACGCCCATGAGGAATTCATGTTGCCGGTCGAAGGCCCGAAATTTGCCGGCAACGTTGACGTCCCAAAGCTTCTGGTCACTGCGGTACTGGTTGACGTTGCCTGTCCAGGCGGGGCCCACCAGGGTCACCGGGTTGACCGCGCCGAAGTTGAATGCGCTCTTGCCAAACCCGGAATCCAAGGTCTGGGTGTAGGTGATGTTGGCTTTCCAGTCATCGTTGAAATCGTGGTCGAGCTTGGCGAACACTTCCTGGGAGCGGCCGTCCAGGTACGCCCAGTTCTGCGTCAGGCTGCTATTGCGAGAGAGCCCCAGGTCGGTGCCGCTGCTATAGCGCGGCAGCCCGGTGCCGGAACCGGTTTCGTGGATGCGCTCGGAGCGACCACCCAGGGTCAGGCGGGTGTCAGGCAGGATATCGGCCTCGAGAATGCCATAGATGATCGGCTTTTCGGTCGCACGGTCGTCGAGCATGTACTGACGGTCGGTGTAAGCGGCGACCAATCGGCCGCGCAGCTTGCCATCGAAGCCGAGCGGGCCGGTCACGTCGAACTGAGTGCGGTAGTTGTCCCAGCTGCCGGCCGACATGTCGACCTTGAGCTGGTAGGTGTCCAGCGGGCGCTTGCGCACCAGGTTGATCATGCCGCCCGGGTCGCCGGTCCCCCCGAACAGCGCAGACGAACCGCGCAGCACTTCAACGTGGTCGAACTCGACCATGTCGTAGCTCTTGTTCGAATAGAAACTCCCCGAGGTGGTCCCCAAGGCCATGGGCGCGGCACCGTCGATCTGGATGTTCTCGATCTTGAAGCCGCGCGAGTAGAAGTCCGATAGGCGGAAGTTGTTGTTCTTGACGGTGATGCCGGGTGTGACCTTCATGGCATCGGCCAGGTCAGTCATGCGGTGCTCTTCGATGATCTGGCTGGTCACCACCGAC
The sequence above is drawn from the Pseudomonas putida genome and encodes:
- a CDS encoding TonB-dependent siderophore receptor, coding for MDLLSRFRPALLTQAMLIGSGLSLCQPVLATQPTLRYDLPAAPLDEALNRFAEQSGISLPYEPQWVAGKQAHPVKGQLPVEMALYLLLEGTGLKAVQASDGNWSLQSLAPDAGSALELSSTVIQGQGMGMMTENTGSYTTERVSIGSKSPTSLRQTPQSVSVVTSQIIEEHRMTDLADAMKVTPGITVKNNNFRLSDFYSRGFKIENIQIDGAAPMALGTTSGSFYSNKSYDMVEFDHVEVLRGSSALFGGTGDPGGMINLVRKRPLDTYQLKVDMSAGSWDNYRTQFDVTGPLGFDGKLRGRLVAAYTDRQYMLDDRATEKPIIYGILEADILPDTRLTLGGRSERIHETGSGTGLPRYSSGTDLGLSRNSSLTQNWAYLDGRSQEVFAKLDHDFNDDWKANITYTQTLDSGFGKSAFNFGAVNPVTLVGPAWTGNVNQYRSDQKLWDVNVAGKFRAFDRQHEFLMGVDYQKITSQWEGTLQSAGSGGPIDVFNPGATPWVMPPTNKDFYRDYNPNTQTQYGLYSTLRLHLAEPLHLIVGARAQRYTFEQLYRARDEGVWSVESDISTREPTKLVPYGGLVYDLSDDWSAYVSYSEIYKPQQNKLQGPLPGSSIEAMKGKTYETGLKGELFNGALNASVALYYTQRDNEAVVDPNYELTNVLFGGNCCYLAQGEVVSKGVDMELAGEVLPDWNLLAGYTYNHNRNRQDNTAFSSITPKHQFKLWSTYQLPGQLHGFKVGGGVTLQSANLVSGSASVIDGAGKVLRSEPFDYRQGGYAVWNALVEYQIDDHWTLAYNANNIFDKTYYATLGSSASGNWYAEKRNHMLTLRGTFW